The following proteins come from a genomic window of Montipora foliosa isolate CH-2021 chromosome 2, ASM3666993v2, whole genome shotgun sequence:
- the LOC137991629 gene encoding uncharacterized protein, with translation MGELPEERLKPSPAWHCTAIDLFGPFKIKDESDNGPQLVAANKELKSVTKGWDWEELKAFGNIEGFQWEFTTADAPWQNGVSEALVQSVKRATAAAIHESILTVSELQTVLFEIANLINERPIGRHPTSPDDGTYLCPNDLLLGRSTARVPSGPFKFTSNPQHRFAYIQGIVNSFLKKWTRDYFPSLIIRHKWHTAQRNTIVGDIVLMQDSNQIRGQWKLGRVSKIYPGKDGKVRKVQVQYKNPRPGEPVTKYDARGYVTVERAVHRLIVLLPEEDNRDKSN, from the exons ATGGGAGAACTTCCAGAGGAGAGACTCAAGCCCTCTCCAGCCTGGCATTGCACAGCTATTGACTTGTTTGGTCCTTTCAAGATTAAGGATGAA TCCGATAACGGACCTCAGCTAGTTGCAGCTAATAAAGAATTGAAAAGTGTTACCAAAGGATGGGACTGGGAAGAATTAAAAGCATTCGGAAACATAGAAGGTTTCCAGTGGGAATTCACAACAGCTGATGCTCCCTGGCAAAACGGAGTTTCTGAGGCTCTTGTACAATCAGTCAAAAGAGCTACTGCCGCAGCCATCCATGAAAGCATTCTGACCGTTTCAGAGCTACAGACAGTTTTATTTGAGATCGCAAATTTGATTAATGAGAGACCCATTGGCAGACATCCAACATCACCCGATGATGGAACATATTTATGTCCCAACGACCTTTTACTAGGAAGATCAACTGCGAGAGTGCCAAGTGGACCTTTCAAATTTACATCTAACCCACAACATCGATTTGCATACATTCAAGGCATCGTTAacagctttttgaaaaaatggacAAGAGATTACTTCCCCAGCCTTATTATTAGACATAAATGGCACACTGCACAACGCAATACGATTGTTGGAGACATCGTCTTGATGCAAGACTCAAACCAAATCAGGGGACAGTGGAAACTCGGTAGAGTGTCAAAAATTTACCCTGGGAAAGACGGAAAGGTTCGTAAAGTACAGGTACAGTACAAGAATCCCAGGCCAGGTGAACCTGTGACTAAATATGATGCGAGAGGTTATGTCACTGTTGAACGAGCTGTCCACCGTCTTATAGTATTACTGCCAGAAGAGGACAATAGAGACAAATCAAACTAA
- the LOC137991630 gene encoding uncharacterized protein encodes MMKTVRIATAVIKDVIVTRININNYSNYKRLLRVTARVLSMYHTDSKPTFFNVKREPTAEDLMKAEDLWIKEAQRNMQEELKAGKYKRLCPRLRRDGIYVVGGRATSWMEMSYNKSEVILLPYEHRFSRLYAEYVHNRGHYGVLTTASKIRSKFWITKLLRMTKSIKYNCVMQKA; translated from the coding sequence ATGATGAAAACCGTAAGAATTGCGACTGCAGTTATAAAGGACGTTATAGTAACCAGAATTAacataaacaattattccaactATAAGAGATTGCTACGAGTGACAGCGCGAGTTTTGTCGATGTATCACACAGATTCGAAACCTACCTTTTTTAATGTCAAAAGGGAACCCACTGCAGAAGATCTCATGAAGGCTGAAGATCTGTGGATCAAAGAAGCTCAGAGGAACATGCAGGAAGAACTCAAGGCAGGAAAATACAAACGTCTATGTCCTCGCCTACGTAGAGATGGAATATATGTCGTGGGAGGTCGTGCCACCAGTTGGATGGAAATGAGTTACAACAAAAGCGAAGTTATATTATTACCCTATGAGCATCGCTTCTCACGACTCTACGCAGAATATGTCCATAACAGGGGACATTATGGAGTATTAACAACTGCCAGTAAAATTCGCTCCAAATTCTGGATTACAAAGTTACTTAGGATGACGAAATCAATCAAATACAACTGTGTCATGCAGAAAGCTTGA
- the LOC137991631 gene encoding uncharacterized protein yields the protein MHRRNTPINQGNQSVKPNLSDVKVLHVMKANVEDFYNIENLGIECKPRWGGCKCGKCPIGSKEYSIKDEKGLELIDKNLEYDYQDGRWIAEYPWIKNPSALPDNRRVAVATLISTEKRLLKNPQHAKIYDLQIKDMVARDVARKLSKEELNSYKGPIHYISHHDVLKPDSKSTPVRIVFNGSAKYMGHVLNEYWAKGPDLLNNLVGVFIRFRENQVALMGDIRKMYHTVKTKPIDQHTHRFLWRDMDTTREPDTYIIQRVSFGDKPSGAIATVALTKTAEMGREK from the coding sequence ATGCATAGGAGGAACACACCCATTAATCAAGGAAACCAGAGTGTGAAACCTAATCTCAGTGATGTAAAAGTCCTTCATGTTATGAAAGCGAACGTAGAGGATTTCTACAACATCGAAAATCTTGGAATCGAGTGTAAACCCCGCTGGGGAGGATGTAAATGCGGAAAATGTCCCATTGGGAGTAAAGAGTACAGCATTAAAGATGAAAAAGGACTTGAGCTGATCGACAAAAATCTCGAATATGACTATCAGGATGGTCGATGGATTGCAGAATATCCTTGGATCAAAAACCCTTCTGCCCTCCCAGATAACAGGCGAGTAGCCGTGGCAACGCTGATCTCTACGGAGAAAAGGCTCCTCAAGAACCCTCAGCACGCCAAAATTTACGATTTGCAAATAAAAGATATGGTTGCAAGGGATGTTGCCCGTAAACTCAGTAAAGAAGAACTAAACAGTTACAAAGGCCCCATACATTATATCTCGCATCATGATGTTCTCAAACCAGATTCGAAGTCTACACCGGTTAGAATAGTGTTCAATGGTAGCGCTAAGTACATGGGCCATGTACTTAATGAATATTGGGCAAAAGGTCCAGATCTACTCAACAATCTAGTGGGAGTATTCATACGGTTTAGGGAGAACCAAGTAGCATTGATGGGTGATATCAGGAAGATGTACCATACCGTAAAGACGAAGCCAATAGATCAGCACACCCACCGATTCTTGTGGCGAGATATGGACACGACGAGAGAACCAGATACATATATCATACAAAGAGTATCATTTGGTGATAAGCCATCAGGCGCCATTGCGACAGTAGCCCTAACAAAAACCGCTGAGATGGGAAGAGAAAAGTAG